From Pseudorca crassidens isolate mPseCra1 chromosome 15, mPseCra1.hap1, whole genome shotgun sequence, one genomic window encodes:
- the C1QTNF8 gene encoding LOW QUALITY PROTEIN: complement C1q tumor necrosis factor-related protein 8 (The sequence of the model RefSeq protein was modified relative to this genomic sequence to represent the inferred CDS: deleted 2 bases in 1 codon), translated as MSDPNHLGPGPSHQWLRCCRSLKQPSCPSRRALASPASALLLLLMLPAGAWPGLGPPCWLCMHCSCPPWPPAPQPTCPHTRMSNRDEWVGLPHVRPTIDISILKGEKSEAGVRDCSSRSRKEGPPGSWSLRGHKGQKGQVGPPGTLCQRAYVTFSVGWREGLHSTDALQAVPFDTELVDLDGAFDLASGPFLFAVPGVYILSLNVHTWNYKETYLRITCNWWAAAVLYAQPSERSRMQTQSPLLALAAGDAVWVRMFQRDGDNAIYSERGDLYITFSGHLVKPDAEL; from the exons ATGTCTGACCCCAACCACCTGGGCCCCGGGCCCAGCCACCAGTGGTTGCGGTGCTGCCGTTCCCTGAAGCAGCCTAGCTGTCCCTCCCGGAGGGCTCTGGCCAGCCCAG CCTCTGCTCTCCTGCTCCTGCTGATGCTGCCCGcaggggcctggcctggcctaGGGCCGCCCTGCTGGCTGTGTATGCACTGCAGCTGCCCACCCTGGCCCCCGGCT CCCCAGCCCACATGCCCACACACCCGCATGAGCAACAGGGATGAGTGGGTGGGACTGCCCCACGTGCGGCCCACCATCGACATCTCGATCCTCAAAG GTGAGAAGAGTGAAGCGGGGGTCAGAGACTGCTCCAGCAGGAGCAGGAAGGAGGGCCCGCCTGGCTCCTGGAGCCTCCGTGGCCACAAGGGCCAGAAGGGGCAGGTGGGGCCGCCGGGCACCCTGTGCCAGCGTGCCTACGTGACCTTCTCGGTGGGCTGGCGAGAGGGGCTGCACAGCACCGATGCCCTCCAGGCCGTGCCCTTCGACACGGAGCTGGTGGACCTGGACGGTGCCTTCGACCTGGCCTCCGGCCCCTTCCTCTTTGCCGTGCCCGGCGTCTACATCCTGAGCCTCAACGTGCACACCTGGAATTACAAGGAGACGTACCTGCGCATCACGTGCAACTGGTGGGCTGCAGCCGTGCTGTATGCGCAGCCCAGTGAGCGCAGCAGGATGCAGACACAGAGCCCGCTGCTGGCGCTGGCCGCGGGTGACGCTGTCTGGGTGCGCATGTTCCAGAGGGATGGCGACAACGCCATCTACAGCGAGCGCGGTGACCTCTACATCACCTTCAGCGGCCACCTGGTCAAGCCGGACGCTGAGCTCTAG
- the SSTR5 gene encoding somatostatin receptor type 5, which yields MEPLFPASPLTSWNASSAATGSGGENGTLAGLVPSPGARAVVVPVLYLLVCTVGLGGNALVIYVVLRHAKMKTVTNIYILNLAVADVLLMLGLPFVATQNAISYWPFGPVLCRLVMTLDGINQFTSIFCLTVMSVDRYLAVVHPIRSARWRRPRVAKLASATVWAFSLVMSLPLVVFADIQEGWNTCNLSWPEPVGLWGAIFIIYTSVLGFFGPLLVICLCYLLIVVKLKASGMRVGSTRRRSERKVTRMVVVVVLVFVGCWLPFFIVNIVNLAFVLPEEPASAGAYFFVVVLSYANSCANPLLYGFLSDNFRQSFRKVLCLRKSYGTEDADATEPRPGQSSRLQEAMLPARSCEANGLMQTSKL from the coding sequence ATGGAGCCTCTGTTCCCGGCCTCCCCACTGACCAGCTGGAATGCCTCCTCGGCAGCCACAGGCAGCGGCGGCGAGAATGGGACGCTGGCGGGGCTGGTGCCCTCACCGGGCGCCCGGGCGGTGGTGGTGCCCGTGCTCTACCTGCTGGTGTGCACAGTGGGGCTGGGCGGCAATGCGCTGGTCATCTACGTGGTACTGCGTCACGCCAAGATGAAGACGGTCACCAACATCTACATCCTCAACCTGGCCGTGGCCGACGTGCTCCTCATGCTGGGGCTGCCCTTCGTGGCCACGCAGAACGCCATCTCCTACTGGCCCTTCGGCCCCGTGCTCTGCCGCCTGGTCATGACACTGGATGGCATCAACCAGTTCACCAGCATCTTCTGCCTGACCGTCATGAGCGTGGACCGCTACCTGGCCGTGGTCCACCCCATCCGCTCCGCCCGCTGGCGCCGCCCTCGGGTGGCCAAGCTGGCCAGCGCCACGGTCTGGGCCTTTTCTCTGGTCATGTCACTGCCGCTGGTGGTGTTTGCAGACATCCAGGAGGGGTGGAACACCTGCAACCTCAGCTGGCCAGAGCCTGTGGGCCTGTGGGGTGCTATCTTCATCATCTACACGTCCGTGCTAGGCTTCTTTGGGCCGCTGCTGGTCATCTGCCTGTGCTACCTGCTCATCGTGGTGAAGCTGAAGGCCTCGGGCATGCGCGTGGGCTCCACGCGGCGGCGCTCAGAGCGCAAGGTGACCcgcatggtggtggtggtggtgctggtgttcGTGGGCTGCTGGCTGCCCTTCTTCATCGTCAACATCGTCAACCTGGCCTTTGTGCTGCCCGAGGAGCCCGCCTCCGCCGGCGCCTACTTCTTTGTGGTCGTGCTGTCCTATGCCAACAGCTGTGCCAACCCCTTGCTCTACGGCTTCCTCTCCGACAACTTCCGCCAGAGCTTCCGGAAGGTTCTGTGCCTCCGCAAGAGCTACGGCACTGAGGACGCGGATGCCACGGAGCCACGGCCGGGCCAGAGCAGCCGGCTGCAGGAGGCCATGCTGCCCGCACGCAGCTGCGAGGCCAACGGGCTCATGCAGACCAGCAAGCTGTGA